The Sinomicrobium kalidii genome contains a region encoding:
- a CDS encoding sensor histidine kinase — MRAIINKSSLKEIAIHVAVWLFFFMVLNYQVYSEIRYIPKDILYRTLYRTLLNIGLFYFNYFFLVPRFLLKKKLSKYVLISLGIIVLSAFVIRLDSPPPGAVVISARPFRATDDSLKQDMPLPEELDSLISGEQGETGISFSRERDGKMAGPAVPMVKRRFLRHGGGEAIEVPPEFNSWKMHLMMSLRAAIVLGMYFVIGAAIKIYMEWKRGEAIRNQIQSEKITSELQFLKAQLNPHFLFNSLNSIYSLSVKKSKDTPEAVITLSDLMRYMLYEANREFVPLGKELEYIKNYIKLQRLRLSNGEKVTLNIYGDERDKKIQPLLFISFIENAFKYGTDYTGKTVVKTVITIKEDSINFYIRNIIGRYKKNSASSGVGLQNIKNRLELLYPDSHKLDIEDDGKTFTVSLTLNFT, encoded by the coding sequence ATGCGTGCGATTATCAATAAAAGTAGCCTGAAAGAGATAGCCATACACGTGGCCGTATGGCTGTTTTTCTTTATGGTGCTCAATTACCAGGTGTATTCTGAGATCAGGTATATCCCCAAAGATATATTGTACCGGACACTCTATCGCACCTTGCTGAATATAGGCCTGTTCTATTTCAATTATTTTTTTCTGGTGCCCAGGTTTCTGCTGAAGAAAAAACTGTCCAAATACGTTCTTATTTCCCTGGGAATTATTGTGCTGAGCGCATTTGTTATCCGGCTGGACTCTCCTCCCCCGGGAGCAGTGGTTATTTCTGCCAGGCCTTTCAGGGCAACGGATGATTCATTGAAACAAGACATGCCATTGCCTGAAGAGCTGGATTCCCTGATATCCGGTGAGCAGGGAGAAACAGGGATCTCATTTTCCAGGGAAAGGGATGGGAAAATGGCGGGTCCGGCCGTTCCTATGGTAAAACGCAGGTTTTTAAGGCATGGAGGCGGGGAGGCTATTGAAGTTCCGCCGGAATTTAATTCATGGAAGATGCACCTTATGATGTCTTTAAGGGCAGCGATCGTATTGGGAATGTATTTTGTTATAGGTGCGGCGATAAAAATATACATGGAATGGAAAAGAGGGGAAGCTATCCGGAACCAGATACAATCGGAGAAGATCACTTCCGAACTGCAGTTTTTAAAAGCGCAGCTAAATCCCCATTTCCTGTTCAATTCCCTCAACAGTATTTACTCCCTTTCGGTGAAAAAATCCAAGGATACGCCGGAAGCCGTGATTACGCTTTCAGATCTGATGCGGTATATGCTGTACGAAGCCAACCGCGAATTTGTCCCGCTTGGAAAAGAGCTGGAATACATCAAGAACTATATAAAGTTACAACGCCTGCGATTGTCAAACGGCGAAAAGGTAACGCTTAATATTTACGGGGACGAAAGAGACAAAAAAATACAGCCGTTACTGTTCATTTCGTTCATAGAAAATGCGTTCAAATACGGAACGGACTATACGGGAAAAACAGTAGTGAAAACCGTTATTACCATAAAAGAGGATTCCATTAATTTCTATATAAGGAATATCATAGGCAGGTATAAAAAGAATAGTGCAAGTTCCGGAGTAGGCCTGCAAAATATTAAGAACAGACTGGAGTTGCTGTATCCGGATTCGCATAAACTGGATATAGAAGACGACGGAAAGACCTTTACGGTGAGTTTAACTTTAAACTTTACCTGA
- a CDS encoding LytR/AlgR family response regulator transcription factor, which yields MKCVIIDDEPLAIDVLREYCEKIQLLEVVGTYTNALDAIAVIKEKEVDLIFSDIEMPQINGIDFIHSMDNKPLFIFTTAYSQYAIEGFELNAVDYLVKPIPYHRFVKAVVRAKELKSFKEKNMEMKLYTSPSCGTQDGQAGYIFVKADYENVKINTDDITYIQGLKDYLKIHINGTNKPILTLMNFKDFMEKVPGGRFLRIHKSFVVNIGYIKSVQKNKVIVNDIRIPIGESYKAGFMERLGL from the coding sequence ATGAAATGTGTAATTATCGATGACGAACCCCTGGCCATTGATGTGCTGAGGGAGTATTGCGAGAAAATACAGTTGCTGGAAGTGGTGGGAACATATACCAATGCCCTCGATGCCATTGCTGTTATCAAGGAAAAAGAAGTAGACCTTATTTTCTCTGATATAGAGATGCCACAGATAAACGGTATTGATTTCATCCATTCCATGGATAACAAGCCGCTGTTTATCTTCACCACCGCTTATTCCCAATATGCCATAGAGGGATTTGAATTGAATGCGGTAGACTATCTGGTAAAGCCCATACCGTACCATCGTTTTGTAAAGGCAGTGGTGCGGGCCAAGGAGTTAAAGAGTTTTAAAGAAAAAAACATGGAAATGAAATTGTATACATCGCCTTCCTGCGGAACCCAGGACGGACAGGCCGGCTATATTTTTGTTAAGGCCGACTACGAAAACGTAAAAATAAATACAGACGACATTACTTATATACAGGGGCTGAAGGATTACCTGAAAATTCACATCAACGGCACCAATAAGCCCATATTGACATTGATGAACTTCAAGGATTTCATGGAAAAAGTGCCCGGGGGACGTTTTTTGCGTATCCACAAGTCTTTTGTGGTCAATATAGGGTATATCAAATCCGTCCAGAAGAACAAAGTGATTGTAAACGATATCCGTATCCCGATAGGGGAAAGCTACAAAGCGGGATTTATGGAACGCCTGGGACTTTAA